The Maniola hyperantus chromosome 27, iAphHyp1.2, whole genome shotgun sequence genome has a window encoding:
- the LOC117994717 gene encoding translation machinery-associated protein 7 homolog, whose protein sequence is MSGREGGKKKPLKAPKKNSKELDDDDVALKQKLKEQEKALNEAKAKASQKGPLVSGGIKKSGKK, encoded by the exons ATGTCTGGCCGCGAAGGTGGAAAGAAAAAGCCCTTGAAGGCGCCAAAGAAGAACTCCAAGGAGTTGGACGATGATGATGTAGCCCTCAAACAGAAGCTAAAAGAGCAGGAGAAAGCTTTAAAC gaagCAAAAGCAAAGGCATCTCAGAAAGGTCCCTTGGTCAGTGGCGGcataaaaaaatctggaaaAAAGTGA
- the LOC138404350 gene encoding putative uncharacterized protein DDB_G0274405: protein MHSSLNNKMGNITDKFSLKNSKQKSECEQQINFENEINENIIHKDNNPTERNIVNETTVTNTISKEVETLTCLQEFDKILDNVCKQSEHIDINTQYNIEIDIEGVNLETDLNTPGDIDNFGNFQNIFDDFVKNTESNTVQHINNNEESRNGNVNSEISVNNSEHLNVNNHLSWNSIYEDFANIINDIAPVAEDDLENTNVKCNKNGLDELSVLKNDNTYYLNNDTRIDWSPKTSAFSKTNFQNEKYNPTDSLRNNTNKFKKEYKEKDINMIKQTNNIRLDINNMFNAVKNRNEVPNKMNKNETVILISDDEDPLEIVECNIPINKKPTDTSNFANSECRNIPANRNPNSEELAKQELESNNENLDAHKNLFNTTNEFRNPELEAINKNYTETNEYEKPEIVSSNMCYIEVSATKEPINANELVKEESESSNSECLDMHKQPTNTNELVKQEVDSDCDGYHSSDFEFIDEDTARNGPNFKLHFNESDYVEATNGTNNGFNFEVFSEISNENGVALPLPNIGTLFAIHDNQKPINFKEFCDENDMIYDYFISLEPTANANEFDNSSRDSHRIPNEEEFLNLFVGNFIHYPMDGFENKATCRNNMTLDIHGGFAMNMINMLKDESTPEERREAKETELKMLSTYPTENRRYRNDNNKYNLRKRCL from the exons ATGCATTCAAGTTTGAATAACAAG ATGGGCAATATAACTGATAAATTCAGTTTAAAGAATTCCAAGCAGAAAAGTGAATGTGAACAACAAATAAACTtcgaaaatgaaataaatgaaaatattatacataaggATAACAATCCTACTGAACGTAACATAGTTAACGAAACCACTGTAACAAACACTATTTCTAAAGAAGTGGAAACCTTAACCTGTTTGCAAGAATTCGATAAAATTCTTGATAATGTTTGCAAACAAAGTGAACATATAGATATAAATACTCAATACAATATAGAAATAGACATAGAAGGTGTAAATTTAGAAACTGACTTAAATACTCCAGGTGATATTGATAATTTTGGAAATTTTCAGAATATATTCGatgattttgttaaaaatactgagTCAAATACAGTACAGCATATTAATAATAACGAAGAAAGCAGAAATGGTAATGTTAATTCTGAAATTTCTGTGAATAATAGTGAACATTTAAAcgtaaataatcatttatctTGGAACAGTATTTACGAAGATTTCGCTAATATAATCAATGATATTGCACCCGTAGCTGAGGACGATTTAGAAAATACAAATgtgaaatgtaataaaaatggaCTAGACGAACTATCAGTACTTAAAAATGATAATACTTACTATTTAAATAATGATACTAGAATTGATTGGTCACCAAAAACTTCAGCCTTTAGCAAAACCAATTTCcaaaatgaaaaatacaatCCTACAGATTCTTTGagaaataatacaaataaatttaaaaaagaatataaagAGAAAGACATTAATATGATAAAACAAACTAATAATATAAGattagatataaataatatgttCAATGCAGTAAAGAATCGCAATGAAGTTCCCAATAAGATGAATAAAAATGAAACTGTAATATTAATTTCTGATGACGAAGACCCACTAGAAATTGTTGAATGCAATATACCTATCAATAAAAAACCTACTGATACAAGTAATTTTGCAAATAGCGAGTGTAGGAATATACCCGCTAATAGAAATCCTAATTCAGAAGAACTTGCAAAACAAGAACTAGAATCCAATAACGAAAATTTAGATGCTCATAAAAACCTTTTCAACACTACAAATGAATTCAGGAATCCAGAGCTTGAAGCTATTAATAAAAACTATACTGAAACAAATGAATATGAAAAACCTGAGATTGTATCCAGTAATATGTGTTATATAGAAGTATCCGCTACTAAAGAACCTATTAATGCAAACGAACTAGTAAAAGAAGAATCTGAATCTAGTAATAGTGAATGTCTAGATATGCATAAACAACCTACTAATACAAATGAGCTTGTAAAACAAGAAGTTGACTCTGATTGCGATGGTTACCATTCATCTGATTTTGAATTCATTGACGAAGATACAGCTAGAAACGGACCTAACTTCAAATTACATTTCAACGAATCTGATTATGTAGAAGCAACTAACGGAACAAATAACGGATTTAATTTCGAAGTATTTTCCGAAATAAGTAATGAAAACGGAGTTGCACTGCCTTTACCAAACATCGGAACACTTTTTGCGATACACGATAATCAAAAACCGATAAATTTTAAAGAGTTTTGCGATGAAAACGACATGATTTACGATTATTTTATAAGTCTAGAACCGACAGCAAATGCGAATGAATTCGATAATAGTTCCAGAGATAGTCATAGAATACCAAACGAGGAGGAATTTCTTAATCTATTTGTAGGAAATTTCATTCATTACCCAATGGACGGTTTTGAGAATAAGGCTACATGTAGGAATAACATGACCTTAGATATTCATGGAGGTTTTGCCATGAATATGATAAATATGTTGAAAGATGAAAGCACTCCAGAAGAAC GTCGCGAAGCAAAGGAAACTGAACTGAAAATGTTATCAACGTATCCTACAGAAAACAGAAGATACCGAAAcgacaataataaatataacttgcGAAAAAGGTgtctgtaa